Proteins found in one Microbacterium sp. SSM24 genomic segment:
- a CDS encoding class I SAM-dependent methyltransferase, which translates to MEMAELTALLTPEGLRLLDALPAIDSAADVARTVSRLRKDGHSPDLVSAVVTQSRLRARAETKFGPFAQRMLFTRAGLEQATRLAIAARHAGRFRDAGLSRVADLGCGIGGDALGLAGLGIAVTAVDADEVTAAIAAYNLAPFGAAADVRHGTAETADLTDVDGVWLDPARRTAGHTETTRTRPEDWSPSLDWTFELGRRLPAGIKLGPGLDRELIPDEFEAQWVSADGSTVELVLWSGPLAREGARRAALVIRGDEAHELTAPADSADEPVRELGAYLHEPDGAVIRARLIGDVARSLDAGMLDEHIAYLTSDAALTSPFVSSFRVREAMPAKVPAINAALRRHGIGRLEIKKRGVDVDPAQFRRKLQLRGDAEATLLLARVGSGRIAVLADRVSRRP; encoded by the coding sequence GTGGAGATGGCCGAGCTGACCGCACTGCTGACGCCCGAGGGCCTGCGGCTGCTCGATGCGCTCCCGGCGATCGATTCGGCCGCCGATGTCGCGCGCACCGTCTCACGGCTGCGCAAGGACGGCCACTCCCCCGATCTCGTTTCGGCGGTCGTCACGCAGTCGCGGCTGCGCGCGCGTGCCGAGACGAAGTTCGGTCCCTTCGCGCAGCGGATGCTGTTCACCCGGGCGGGTCTGGAGCAGGCGACCCGTCTGGCGATCGCCGCCCGTCACGCGGGTCGGTTCCGCGACGCGGGGCTCAGCCGGGTCGCCGACCTCGGATGCGGGATCGGCGGCGACGCTCTCGGCCTCGCGGGACTGGGCATCGCCGTGACCGCCGTCGACGCCGACGAGGTGACCGCGGCGATCGCGGCGTACAACCTCGCACCGTTCGGCGCCGCGGCCGACGTGCGGCACGGCACGGCCGAGACGGCTGATCTGACGGACGTCGACGGCGTATGGCTCGATCCCGCTCGCCGCACCGCCGGGCACACCGAGACGACTCGTACACGACCCGAGGACTGGTCGCCCTCGCTCGACTGGACGTTCGAGCTCGGGCGCCGCCTGCCCGCCGGGATCAAGCTCGGGCCCGGCCTGGACCGCGAACTCATCCCCGACGAGTTCGAGGCGCAGTGGGTGAGCGCCGACGGCTCGACCGTCGAGCTGGTGCTGTGGTCGGGACCGCTCGCACGGGAGGGTGCGCGGCGGGCGGCACTCGTGATCCGCGGTGACGAGGCGCACGAGCTCACGGCCCCCGCCGATTCGGCGGATGAACCGGTCCGAGAACTCGGCGCGTACCTCCACGAGCCCGACGGAGCGGTGATCCGCGCTCGGCTGATCGGCGACGTGGCCCGCTCGCTCGACGCCGGCATGCTCGACGAGCACATCGCCTACCTCACCTCGGATGCAGCGCTCACGAGCCCGTTCGTGTCGTCGTTCCGTGTGCGCGAGGCGATGCCGGCGAAGGTGCCCGCGATCAACGCGGCGCTGCGCCGTCATGGGATCGGGCGCCTCGAGATCAAGAAGCGCGGGGTCGACGTCGATCCGGCGCAGTTCCGTCGCAAGCTCCAGCTGCGCGGAGACGCCGAGGCGACGCTCCTGCTCGCGCGCGTCGGCTCGGGCAGGATCGCGGTGCTCGCCGACCGGGTCAGCCGCCGGCCGTGA